One genomic region from Gemmatimonadaceae bacterium encodes:
- a CDS encoding DUF6152 family protein, whose protein sequence is MIKRALGCVVMIGGLTAVAAVQAHHSTAGVYDPAKEVKVTGALAKLQFVNPHGSIVVTVKNTDGTTTDWTFTTGSATALATQGITKVGPNALKIGEEVTVMGTPARNGSPLAGLRSLTRADGTVLGNAGGN, encoded by the coding sequence ATGATTAAGCGAGCTTTGGGCTGTGTCGTCATGATCGGGGGTCTCACGGCCGTTGCGGCGGTCCAGGCGCATCACTCCACCGCCGGCGTCTACGACCCGGCTAAAGAGGTGAAAGTCACGGGCGCGCTGGCCAAGCTGCAGTTCGTGAATCCGCACGGATCGATCGTGGTGACGGTGAAAAACACCGACGGTACGACCACGGACTGGACGTTCACGACCGGTTCGGCGACGGCGCTCGCCACCCAGGGGATCACCAAGGTCGGCCCGAACGCGCTCAAGATCGGCGAAGAGGTAACCGTGATGGGCACTCCGGCACGGAACGGGAGTCCTTTGGCAGGACTCAGGTCGCTGACGCGCGCGGATGGCACGGTCTTAGGCAACGCCGGCGGCAATTGA